TCAAACAGGACGCCCTCGCGTCACGCAGCTCCTTGGTAACCAGTTGTTTTATTCCTCAATAACTTCATGAAACAAAAGAAAGGAGGACTTCAAGAGAACAGCTTGCTGAGGCTAACGGGGAACGAGTTAGCGGTTAGCTGAGGCTAACGGGTAACGAGTTAGTGGTTAGCTAACAGGTAATGAGTTAGTGATCAGCTGAGGTTATCGGATAATGATTTAGTGGTTAGCTCAGGCTAACAGGCAACGAGTTAGTGGTTAGCTAACGGGTAATGAGTTAGCGGTTAGCTGATGTTATCGGATAATGAGTTAGCGGTTAGCTGAGGCTAACAGGTAACGAGTTAGTGGTTAGCTAACAGGTAATGAGTTAGTGATCAGCTGAGGTTATCGGATAATGATTTAATGGTTAGCTCAGGCTAACGGGTAACGAGTTAGTGGTTAGCTAACGGGTAACGAGTTAGCGGTTAGCTGAGGTTATCGGATAATGAGTTAGTGGTTAGCTCAGGCTAACGGGTAACGAGTTAGTGGTTAGCTAACGGGTAACGAGTTAGCGGTTAGCTGAGGTTATCGGATGAGTTAGTGGTTAGCTCAGGCTAACGGGTAACGAGTTAGCGGTCAGGAAGTGAAGACGCCTTTAAACTGGTCAGATCAATACGGATGAAAAGGCCCAAGCGGGGGAGGGACTTCCTGTTCAGGCCTcttgttcacttcctgtctgttcaGACAACAGACGGGCCCGTTGTCAGAGACGGTCCCCCAGAAACCTCCGGCTGGAACCCCGTTGTGTGTTCTTATGTTTCAGGTTCTACCCCCACTGCTGGAGGACccgtctggttctggtccccaGCGGTGGACTCTGGTTCTGAGACGGCGGGTCGAAGGAGGGTCACCAGTAGAAGGAGCGGGACAGGAAGTTGGTGGCAGCTCCCAGCCAGCCGTTCCCGTCCTGGCCGGTTCCCACGCGCCTCACCGCCTTGTCGGGCTCCTGCGCCggactctcctcctccggcaGGTAGTCCGGCAGCTCCTCGTTCTGCTGCACCTGCATGGAGCCGTCCGGCGCCAGCGGGATCAGAACCTGCAGAGACAACCCTTGTTGAACACTATTGCTGACGGAGTCCCACAGGGAGGTCTGTTGGGGCCACTCGGTTCTCCACCGGTTCTTCGCCATGCGGACTAACCTTTAACTCATCTGGGACTTGAACATGATTTCCTAGATAAGACATACATgtttctgacttcctgtccccaGACCTCCAGAACCCAGCTCATCCCCCGGAGAACTCAAAGGTCCTGACCTCCTCGCCGCCCTCTGCCCTCAGCACCTGCTGAGCCGCCATCACCTGAGTGGAGGCGATCGCCGACGCCAGAGCCTGGAAGACAAAGACGGACACTCTGATCACCATGAACCTCaggagacacgaagagacacgaagagaaacaaagagacacgaagggacacgaagagacacaaagacacgaagagacacaaagagacacaaagagacacgaagacacgaagggacacgaagagacacaaagagacacaaagggacacgaagagacacaaagagacacgaagagacacgaagagacacaaagacacgaagggacacgaagagacacgaagagacacaaagggacacaaagagacacgaagagacacaaagacacgaagggacacgaagagacacaaagagacacgaagagacacaaagagacacgaagagATACGAAGAGATACGaagggacacgaagagacacgaagagacacaaagacacgaagggacacgaagagacacaaagagacacgaagagacacgaagggacacgaagagacacaaagacacgaagggacacgaagagacacgaagagacacaaagacacacaaagggacacgaagagacacaaagagacacgaagagatacgaagggacacgaagagacacaaagacacgaagggacacgaagagacacgaagggacacgaagagacacgaagagacacaaagacacgaagggacacgaagagacacaaagacacgaagggacacgaagagacacgaagagacacgaagggacacgaagagacacaaagagacacaaagacacgaagagacacagacacgaagggacacgaagagacacaaagagacacaaagagacacgaagagacacgaagggacacgaagagacaagaagggacacgaagagacaagaagagacacaaagagacacgaagagacacaaagacacgaagagacacgaagagacacgaagagacaagaagggacacgaagagacacaaagacacgaagagacacgaagagacacgaagggacacgaagagacacgaagagacacgaagggacacgaagagacacgaagagacacaaagggacacgaagagacacaaagggacacgaagagacacaaagagacacgaagagacacaaagagacacgaagagacacaaagacacgaagggacacgaagagacacgaagagacacaaagagacacgaagggacacgaagagacacgaagagacacaaagagacacgaagggacacgaagagacacaaagggacacaaagagacacgaagagacacaaagagatacgaagggacacgaagagacacgaagagacacaaagacacgaagggacacgaagagacacgaagggacacgaagagacacaaagacacgaagacacacgaagagacacgaagggacacgaagagacacaaagagacacgaagagacacaaagagacacgaagagacacaaagagacacgaagagacacaaagagacacgaagagacacaaagacacgaagggacacgaagagacacgaagacacgaagggacacgaagagacacgaagagacacgaagggacacgaagagacacaaagacacgaagggacacgaagagacacgaagggacacgaagagacacaaagacacgaagagacacagacacgaagggacacgaagacacaaagagacacgaagagacacaaagagacacgaagagacacgaagagacacaaagacacgaagagacacgaagagacaagaagggacacgaagagacaagaagagacacaaagagacacgaagagaaacaaagagacacaaagacacgaagagacacgaagagacaagaagggacacgaagagacacgaagacacacgaagagaaacaaagagacacgaagagacacaaagagacacgaagggacacgaagagacacaaagagacacgaagagacacgaagagacacgaagggacacgaagggacaggaagagacacgaagagacacaaagacacgaagggacacgaagagacacaaagacacgaagagacacaaagggACACGAAGACACAAAGGGACAcgaagagaaacagagacacgaagggacacgaagagacacaaagagacacgaagagacacaaagagacacgaagggacacgaagagacacgaagagacaagaagagacacgaagagacaagaagagacacgaagagacacgaagagacacaaagacacgaagggacacgaagagaaacaaagagacacgaagagacacaaagggACACGAAGACACACGaagggacacgaagagacacgaagggacacgaagagacacaaagagacacgaagggacacgaagagacacgaagagacaagaagagacacgaagagacacaaagagacacaaagggacacgaagggacacgaagagacacgaagggacacgaagagacacgaagagactcgaagggacacgaagagacacgaagggacacgaagagacacgaagagacagagacacgaaGGGACACGAAGGGACTAGTAGTCCTATACTACCTGTACATGTATTGAACAAACACTTGTGGTGACTTCTAAGATCCACCACACGTTTGGCTCCAGACCCACAAGAACACGATGGCCTCATGGACTCATAACCTCATGGACTCAtaacctcatgacctcatggactCATAACCTCATGGACTCAtaacctcatgacctcatggactcatgacctcatggactCATagactcatgacctcatggactcataacctcatgacctcatggactcatgacctcatggactCATAACCTCATGGACTCATGACCTCAAACCTCATggactcatgacctcatggactCATAGACTCATGGACTCATAACCTCATggactcatgacctcatggactcatgacctcatggactcatgacctcatggattcatgacctcatgacctcatggactcatgacctcatgacctctcctTGAGAGAAGAAGGCTCACCTCGGCCTTCAGGTCCGATCGGATCCGGACCACGCACCTCTTGAGGCTCATCTGGAAGGTGAAGCTGATGACCCCTCTGACCTTCAGCAGGGCCTCCTCACACTGACTCCTGCGGCCCTGCAGGGGAGGGAGAGTCTCAGTGAGCTGCCGGTCTGGGGTCTCGGCCGGCGGGGGGTCCGGCTCACGTAGTCGTCCAGCCCGTGGATGTGGAGGACCACGGTCTTGGCCCTCTTGTTGCTGGCGCCCATGAAGAACTGGGCTTTCCTCCGGCTGCTGACGGCGTCCGCCGGCTCCGAGCCACCGCCGCCGGACGCCTGCAGGAGCTCGTAGACCTCCGAGGCCAGTAGCTTGGTCTCTCCGGGGGTCGTGGACCTGGAGGACCGGGTCCAGAGATCCTGGTTAGCGGGTCTCGGGCCTTCAGGACTCGTGGACAAACGAGGACTCACTTGTGCGCGACGCTCTGGAGGCTCCGCAGCAGGCCCAGCGCCCCGCGCAGCTTCTCCCGGTTGGCTCGGCACTCTGCCAGGTACCGGATCGCCTGGGGGCAACGACCAATCGGTGAGACCGGTGGCGGccgcagggggcggagccacggaAGTGTCTGTGAGTGCGGGGGCGGCTCACCAGGAGAGCGGAGTAGACCACCTGGGGGTTGGCGTTGCCCAGGAACAGGATGAGTCCCGGCAGGCAGCCCTGGTCCTGGATGATGGCCCTGCGGTTCAGGGGGTCCGCCGCCAGGTCCCTCAGCTGGTTGACCACCAGCAGGGGGTCCGGCTCGCCACTCATGGCCGACGCTCACTCACCCATACAAGACCCGAGCTGCAACACGCGGCTCGGCTGGGTCCAGGGCTCAGGGACCCGGTCTCTGCTGGCCCACGCACTCAGGTTTGATGCTGGTCACCAGAACTCAAAATGATAAATGGACTCTTAACATTATGATGATTATTGACATATTTATTatgattcatattattattatattattaatataatgatcatactattattataatgatcatattattattatactattattataatgatcatattattattatattattaatatgatgaTCATATTATTTTATCATTCTTATGGATGACCCTCTCCGTGATTAACGGGTCTTGAGCGAGTCCCGTTAATCACGTGACATATCGTGGTCAACGGGGAGCGGCTCCTCGCGCGCCGTGTGTCCGGTTAGAGCCGCCTCGCGCTCACCTGTTGACGTCACCTGTCCGTTAGCGTCGGTTCCCGCGCGAGGAGCGGCTGGAGGCGGAAGAGGAATCAAACCAGCGACGTTTGTGGAGTAAACAAAACGTGCGGCGCTCCGCCGGAAACACTTCCTGCTGGACAGCGACCGGCTGGTCACGTGTCAACATGTCGGCCCGTGATTGGACGGCTGGCCTGCCGCCTGATCCTGCTGACCAATGAGCGGCCACGCTCTGTCGCTGCTCCCACACTGACTCAGGATAAGTTGTAGGGCTCCGAGGAAAGATGCGTTTGAGGATTGAGACAAAAACCGTTCTTTGAGCATCTCCATGTTCTGCGCCTTCACACTTCTACTGCCTTCCATCGCAGGGAGAACTCAGCGGAGTAGGTCACGTGTTCAGGGTCCACACAGCCAgggagacctcctctagaggagacctccagtagaggagacctccactagagggagacctccactagagggagacctccactagaggagacttccactagaggagacctccactagagggagacctccactagaggagacttccactagagggagacctcctctagagggagacctccactagaggagacctccactagaggagacctccactagaggagacctccactagagggagacctccactagagacctccactagagaggagacctccacagagagacctccactagagagacctccactagaggagacctccactagaggagacctcacTAGGAGACTTCCACTGAGGAGACCTCCACTGgggaggagacctccactagaggagacctccactgagGAGACCTCCACTGGGAGACCTCCActgaggagacctccactagagacctccactagaggagacctccactagaggagacctccactagagagacctccactagagacctccactagaggagacctccactagaggagacctccactagaggagacctccactagaggagacctccactagaggagacctccactagaggagacctccactagaggagacttccactagaggagacctccactagaggagacctccactagagggagacctccactagaggagacctccactagaggagacctccactagaggagacctccactgagAGACCCCACTAGAGACCTCCACTCGAGGAGACCTGCACTGGGAGACCTCCACTGAGGAGacttccactagaggagacctccactagagggagacctccactagaggagacctccactagaggagacctccactagaggagacttccactagaggagacctccactagaggagacctccactagaggagacttccactagagggagacctcctctagaggagacctccactagagggagacctccactagagggagacctccactagagggagacctccactagagggagacctccactagaggagacctccactagaggagacttccactagaggagacctccactagaggagacctccactgagGAGACCTCCACTGGAGACCTCCActgaggagacctccactagagacctccactagaggagacttccactagaggaagacttccactagaggagacctccactagaggagacctccactagaggagacctccactagaggagacctccactagaggagacctccactagagggagacctccactagaggagacctccactagaggagacttccactagaggagacctccactagaggagacttccactagagggagacctccactagaggagacctccactagagggagacctccactagaggagacctccactagagggagacctccactagaggagacctccactagaggagacctccactgaggagacctccactagaggagcctgccactagaggagacctcactagaggagacctccactagaggagacctccactagaggagacctccactagaggagacctccactagagggagacctcctctagagacTCCTCTAGAGAACCTCCACTAGGGAGACCTCCACTGAGGAGaactccactagaggagagctCCAccagaggagacctccactaggaGACCTCCACtggggagacctccactagaggagacctcctctATTGGGAGACCTCCACTGGGAGACTTCCACTgaggagacctcctctagaggagacctcctctagaggagacctccactagaggagacctctggggagacctccactagagagacctccactagaggagacctccactggAGACTTCCACTAGGAGACTTCCACTAGAGGTGACCTCCACTgaggagacctcctctagaggagacctccactagagggagacctcctctagaggagacctccactagaggagacctccactagagggagacctccactagaggagacttccactagaggagacctccactagaggagacctcctctagagggagacctccactagagggagacttccactagaggagacctccactagaggagacctccactagagggagacctccactagaggagacctccactagaggagacttccactagaggagacttccactagaggagacctccactagagggagacctccactagagaccTCCACTAGGGGGAGtcttccactagaggagacctccactggaggagacctccactgaggagacctccactagaggagacttcCACTGGGGGGAGACTTCCACTGAGGAGACctcctctgagaggagacctccactagaggagacctccactagaggagacctccactagaggagacttccactagaggagacctccactagagggagacctccactagagggagacctccactagaggagacctccactactagaggagacctccactacacggcactctggacgctgaacaagcggaaacactcgCGGAGCACGGATTACCGCGCCCTcgaccacaccgaccacaccggactcgactgccactcctcccccagaaaggaggcgccgcaagcgttgtgagaggaagcagaagagggttAGGCGCGGAGGTAtccgagctaggctagcggctaggccaactcgtacagccataccatccattatcatggctaatgtcGATCCTTGGACAATcaaatggaccacattagactgctgcaggCGGAGCGAGACTGgcgtgaggaactgctgtgtgcttatcttcgGAAACATGGCTAAGCGACAAcatccccgactctgctgtgagactggaggagctaacatgctaccgagcggacagagccctcgctgatggagggaaaactcgcggcggcggggtatgtgtttacatccgggacgcatggtgccgggacgctgccgtggtatgtagacactgctcaccactgggccaaacggtccacggaggatgcaatctgctctgctctccacccagccctcacccacctggacaaaaaagactcctatgtaagaatgctgttcatagactttagctcagcattcaacacaatcatcccacaacaactaatctgcaaacttgaccagctggggctcaacacctcgctgtgtaactggctgctggacttcctgagtgagaggccacaagcagtacaggtcggcaacaacacctcgagcagcatcacactcagcaggggcccctcagggctgtgtgctcagtcccctgctcttcaccttgctgactcacgactgcaaaaccagctacagcaccaatcacatggtcaagtttgcaggcgacacaacattgataggtctcatcaccaaggatgacgagaccctctacaggagggaggtcaaccttctgaccacgtggtgcggagccaacaacctcctgctcaacaacagcaagaccaaagagatcgttgttgacttccggaaaagccacacccatcacccaccactgaccatcagcagtgcggacattgagcaggtcagcagcaccaaattcctggggtggaaatcaatgaggacctctcgtggacagccaacactacatcgctggcaaaagCACAgagcgcctctacttcctccggaaactgaggaaagcaggtagccccatccatcatgtgcaccttctgcggcaccatcgagagcatcctgaccaactgcatcactgtggtggcggagctgcacagaccacagcaggaagccctgcagcgcatagtgaaggcagctggaaggatcatgggtgcttcactccccctcccatccctgcaggacatatacaacacccgcctcacccgccaaagcgacctcgattgtgaggaCCCCtacacccctcacacggtctcttcagcctcctgccctctggggggagataccggagcctccaggctcacaccgccaggctgtccaacagcttcatccaccaggctgtcaggaagctgaactctctccccatcctcccactccgtcctctttcagactcacatgtctgaatgctgctagcacaatttatgttgtctatatgttttttactatttttgcactttatgttgtctatgcactttatgttgtctatatgttcacatgttttttactatttttgcactctatgttgtctatatgttgcacaattcactttatgttggacagaagagaaacgcaatttcgatcttctgtatgtttgcacatatggaaaattgacaaataaaactgactttgactttgacctccactagaggagacctccactagagggagacctccactagaggagacttcCACTAGAGGAAGACttccactagagggagacctccactagagggagacctccactagaggagacctccactagaggagacttccactagagggagacctccactagaggagacctccactagaggagacttccactagaggaagacttccactagaggagacctccactagaggagacctccactagaggagacctccactagagggagacctccactagaggagacctccactagagggagacctccactagaggagacctccactagagggagacctccactagaggagacttccactagaggaagacttccactagaggagacctccactagaggagacctccactagaggagacctccactagaggagacttccactagaggaggtctccctctagaggagacctccactagagggagacctccactagtggagacctcctctagaggagacttccactagaggagacctgcactagagggagacctccactagagggagacctcctctagagggagacctccactagaggagacctccactagaggagacctccactagaggagacttccactagagggagacctcctctagaggagacctccactagagacctccactagagggagacctccactagaggagacctccactagagggagacctccactagagtcCTCCACTAgagagacctccactagagagacctccactagagagacctccactagaggagacctccactagaggagacctccactagaggagacctccactagaggagacctccactagaggagacctccactagaggagacctcctctagaggagacctccactagagggagacctccaccagaggagacttccactagaggagacctccactagaggagacctccactagaggagacctccactagaggagacttccactagagggagacctccactagaggagacctccactagaggagacctccactagagacttccactagaggaggcctccactagaggagacctcctctagagggagacctccactagaggagacctccactagaggagacttccactagaggagacttccactagaggagacctccactagaggagacctccactagaggagacctccactagagggagacctccactagaggagacttccactagaggagacctccactagaggagacctccactagaggagacttccactagaggagacctccactagaggagacctccactagaggagacctccactagaggagacttccactagagggagacctcctctagaggagacctccactagagggagacctccactagagggagacctccactagaggagacctccactagaggagacctccactagataGACCACTAGATGGCGACCTTAGCCAGCCcctctgtcctgaccatttggtgttttgttctgtttctaaatgtttgtgcaaaagttcgtccaaaaattgttcgtcttcgcctcgtctgtctacgtcggaacccaaatatagtcgccaggttctgttaaccatcggcagg
This genomic interval from Pseudoliparis swirei isolate HS2019 ecotype Mariana Trench unplaced genomic scaffold, NWPU_hadal_v1 hadal_25, whole genome shotgun sequence contains the following:
- the LOC130190936 gene encoding armadillo repeat-containing protein 1-like isoform X1, whose translation is MSGEPDPLLVVNQLRDLAADPLNRRAIIQDQGCLPGLILFLGNANPQVVYSALLAIRYLAECRANREKLRGALGLLRSLQSVAHKSTTPGETKLLASEVYELLQASGGGGSEPADAVSSRRKAQFFMGASNKRAKTVVLHIHGLDDYGRRSQCEEALLKVRGVISFTFQMSLKRCVVRIRSDLKAEALASAIASTQVMAAQQVLRAEGGEEVLIPLAPDGSMQVQQNEELPDYLPEEESPAQEPDKAVRRVGTGQDGNGWLGAATNFLSRSFYW
- the LOC130190936 gene encoding armadillo repeat-containing protein 1-like isoform X2, translating into MSGEPDPLLVVNQLRDLAADPLNRRAIIQDQGCLPGLILFLGNANPQVVYSALLAIRYLAECRANREKLRGALGLLRSLQSVAHKSTTPGETKLLASEVYELLQASGGGGSEPADAVSSRRKAQFFMGASNKRAKTVVLHIHGLDDYGRRSQCEEALLKVRGVISFTFQMSLKRCVVRIRSDLKAEALASAIASTQVMAAQQVLRAEGGEEVRTFEFSGG